The following proteins are co-located in the Flavobacterium sp. CECT 9288 genome:
- a CDS encoding acylneuraminate cytidylyltransferase, whose translation MKKIGLIPLRKNSKGIPGKNKKKMLGRPLFSWILSEAIFSNLDEVFVFTDDTEIIHYIEKEYHWSSKVKVLLRSDENATDTASTESVMNEFTQLIAQDYDVLCLLQATSPFTQRVAINAILAKVEQEAYDAALTVVKTHRFIWDASGKPKNYDIYNRPRRQDFEGLLVENGAVYATTKAAFAHSKNRISGKIGLVEMDEESYTEIDSTSDWEIVTHLLAHRLQKSKMHDKISYLVLDVDGVFTNGGVYYGADGELMKYFDMRDGMGLEIIRQNQVEVVIMTSENSELVKTRMKKLQIEHCFMGVKDKYSFLEQFLKNEGASYSQVAYVGDDVNDLANICSVGWSFCPANGTEIVKQHTDYVLTQASAQGAIREVCERIMKYNLRYS comes from the coding sequence ATGAAAAAAATAGGTTTGATTCCGCTACGCAAAAACTCTAAAGGAATACCAGGAAAAAATAAGAAAAAAATGTTGGGGAGACCCTTATTTTCTTGGATTTTGAGTGAAGCTATTTTTTCAAATTTAGATGAAGTATTTGTGTTTACAGATGATACAGAAATCATTCATTACATTGAAAAAGAATACCATTGGAGTTCAAAAGTAAAAGTACTCTTGCGAAGTGATGAGAATGCAACGGATACAGCCTCAACCGAAAGTGTTATGAATGAGTTTACTCAGCTTATAGCTCAAGATTATGATGTTTTGTGCTTGCTTCAGGCAACATCACCTTTTACGCAACGAGTTGCAATTAATGCCATTTTAGCCAAAGTAGAGCAGGAAGCTTATGATGCAGCACTTACAGTGGTTAAAACACACCGTTTTATTTGGGATGCATCGGGTAAACCAAAAAATTATGACATCTACAACAGGCCTAGACGCCAAGATTTTGAAGGACTTTTGGTTGAGAACGGTGCCGTATATGCCACTACCAAAGCCGCTTTTGCACATTCAAAAAACAGAATAAGCGGCAAGATAGGACTTGTAGAGATGGATGAAGAGTCTTACACGGAAATTGATTCAACTTCAGATTGGGAAATTGTAACACACTTGCTGGCTCATCGCTTGCAAAAAAGTAAAATGCATGATAAAATATCCTATTTGGTTCTTGATGTTGATGGTGTTTTTACCAATGGAGGGGTATACTATGGAGCTGATGGGGAATTGATGAAGTATTTTGACATGCGTGATGGTATGGGACTTGAAATAATAAGACAAAATCAAGTAGAAGTTGTAATTATGACCTCTGAAAACTCCGAATTGGTAAAAACCCGCATGAAAAAATTGCAGATAGAACATTGTTTTATGGGAGTCAAAGACAAATATTCATTTCTGGAACAATTTTTAAAAAATGAGGGAGCTTCTTACTCACAAGTAGCGTATGTAGGTGATGATGTGAATGATTTGGCCAACATTTGTAGTGTCGGTTGGTCTTTTTGTCCAGCTAATGGAACCGAAATTGTGAAACAACATACAGATTATGTTTTGACCCAAGCATCTGCTCAAGGCGCCATTAGGGAAGTGTGTGAGCGCATTATGAAATACAACCTGCGCTACTCTTAA